A portion of the Juglans microcarpa x Juglans regia isolate MS1-56 chromosome 1D, Jm3101_v1.0, whole genome shotgun sequence genome contains these proteins:
- the LOC121237619 gene encoding 5'-nucleotidase domain-containing protein 4-like isoform X1 has protein sequence MYAAEVLGKFSVYRESAPLSVSMASTQCLRNFILISPLTAHISTHVISGRAPMPPMMMRYRLRMDAKSVGGDVFSVTSSSTSDVDYLGESTKGDFNLKSEHLQGLGIDGQASLEGPIEEIARVEAQEAEVLLRDLGIPNPSSSRDSPRGIFCSRTLNLRSISAIGYDMDYTLMHYNVMAWEGRAYDYCMENLRNMGFPVDGLAFDPDLVIRGLVIDKERGNLVKADRFGYVKRAMHGTKMLSTRAVSEMYGRELVDLRKESRWEFLNTLFSVSEAVAYMQMVDRLDNGAIAAELGPLDYKGLFQAVGRALFRAHVEGQLKSEIMSKPELFVEPDPELPLALLDQKEAGKKLLLITNSDYHYTDKMMQHSFNRFLPNDMGWRDLFDIVIVSARKPEFFQMSHPMYEVVTGEGLMRPRFKARTGGLYSGGSAQMVENSLNIHGDEILYVGDHIYTDVSQSKVHLRWRTALICRELEEEYSALIRSQGHRASLIELINQKEVVGELFNQLRLSLQRRIKGRPAQTLAATNMDDQELAESMQKLLIVMQRLDEKIAPMLEADGELFNRRWGFLSRAGLWDKSHLMRQIEKYADIYTSRVSNFLHYTPFMYFRSQEQTLAHDSHSYYQSQFNGTAVEN, from the exons ATGTATGCGGCTGAGGTTTTGGGCAAATTCTCAGTGTACAGGGAGAGTGCCCCTCTATCTGTATCAATGGCCTCTACCCAATGTCTCAGAAATTTCATTCTAATTAGCCCACTCACAGCTCATATCAGTACGCATGTGATCTCCGGCAGAGCTCCAATGCCGCCGATGATGATGAGGTATCGCTTGAGAATGGACGCCAAGTCCGTCGGTGGCGATGTGTTCTCGGTGACGTCTTCGAGTACGTCCGACGTTGATTATCTGGGAGAAAGCACCAAAGGGGATTTCAATCTCAAGTCGGAACATCTTCAGGGTTTGG GAATTGACGGTCAGGCAAGCTTAGAAGGTCCAATTGAGGAAATTGCACGGGTGGAAGCTCAGGAAGCTGAGGTTTTGCTTAGAGACTTGGGTATCCCG AACCCTTCTTCGTCAAGAGATTCACCTCGTGGTATATTTTGCAGTCGTACTTTGAATCTTCGATCAATCAGTGCAATTGGATACGATATGGACTATACCCTGATGCATTATAATGTGAtg GCTTGGGAAGGACGGGCATATGACTATTGTATGGAGAATTTAAGGAACATGGGTTTTCCTGTTGATGGACTTGCTTTCGACCCAGACTTG GTTATTAGAGGCCTTGTCATAGACAAAGAGAGAGGTAACTTGGTCAAGGCTGACCGATTTGGGTATGTAAAGAGGGCTATGCATGGCACCAAAATGCTTTCTACTCGAGCTGTAAG TGAGATGTATGGAAGAGAACTGGTGGATCTGCGGAAAGAGAGTCGATGGGAGTTCTTGAATACACTATTCTCAGTTTCAGAAGCTGTGGCTTATATGCAG ATGGTCGACAGATTGGACAATGGTGCAATAGCTGCAGAACTTGGTCCACTTGATTATAAAGGGCTTTTCCAG GCTGTTGGAAGGGCTCTCTTTAGGGCACATGTTGAAGGTCAACTTAAG AGTGAGATAATGTCCAAGCCCGAACTGTTTGTTGAACCTGATCCAGAACTGCCTTTGGCACTTTTGGACCAAAAGGAG GCTGGTAAAAAGCTTCTGCTTATTACCAACTCAGATTATCATTACACAGACAAAATGATGCAGCATTCCTTTAACAGATTTCTTCCCAACGATATGGGTTGGCGTGATCTATTTGACATC GTAATAGTCTCAGCAAGGAAGCCAGAATTCTTCCAAATGTCACACCCGATGTACGAGGTGGTGACAGGGGAGGGCCTTATGCGTCCACGCTTCAAGGCTCGCACAG GGGGCTTGTATTCAGGGGGAAGTGCTCAGATGGTTGAGAATTCACTAAATATCCATGGAGATGAGATATTGTATGTTGGTGACCATATTTACACTGACGTAAGTCAATCCAAAGTCCATCTGCGATGGCGAACAGCATTGATTTGCCGAGAACTGGAAGAAGAG TATAGTGCTTTGATTCGTAGCCAGGGTCATAGAGCATCACTGATAGAGCTTATAAATCAAAAGGAGGTAGTAGGAGAACTTTTTAACCAACTACGGCTTTCTCTGCAAAGGCGAATAAAAGGACGTCCTGCTCAA ACCCTTGCTGCAACCAACATGGATGATCAAGAACTCGCAGAAAGCATGCAAAAGCTGCTTATTGTTATGCAAAGACTAGACGAAAAAATTGCTCCAATGCTAGAAGCGGATGGAGAGCTCTTCAACAGAAG GTGGGGATTCCTTTCACGTGCAGGTCTGTGGGATAAAAGCCATTTGATGAGACAAATCGAGAA GTATGCTGATATATATACCTCCAGGGTCTCAAATTTCTTGCATTATACGCCCTTCATGTATTTCCGTTCACAGGAACAG ACGCTTGCTCATGATTCGCATTCGTATTACCAATCTCAGTTCAATGGGACTGCTGTTGAGAACTAA
- the LOC121237619 gene encoding 5'-nucleotidase domain-containing protein 4-like isoform X2: MYAAEVLGKFSVYRESAPLSVSMASTQCLRNFILISPLTAHISTHVISGRAPMPPMMMRYRLRMDAKSVGGDVFSVTSSSTSDVDYLGESTKGDFNLKSEHLQGLGIDGQASLEGPIEEIARVEAQEAEVLLRDLGIPVQFISYIWSLRTLNLRSISAIGYDMDYTLMHYNVMAWEGRAYDYCMENLRNMGFPVDGLAFDPDLVIRGLVIDKERGNLVKADRFGYVKRAMHGTKMLSTRAVSEMYGRELVDLRKESRWEFLNTLFSVSEAVAYMQMVDRLDNGAIAAELGPLDYKGLFQAVGRALFRAHVEGQLKSEIMSKPELFVEPDPELPLALLDQKEAGKKLLLITNSDYHYTDKMMQHSFNRFLPNDMGWRDLFDIVIVSARKPEFFQMSHPMYEVVTGEGLMRPRFKARTGGLYSGGSAQMVENSLNIHGDEILYVGDHIYTDVSQSKVHLRWRTALICRELEEEYSALIRSQGHRASLIELINQKEVVGELFNQLRLSLQRRIKGRPAQTLAATNMDDQELAESMQKLLIVMQRLDEKIAPMLEADGELFNRRWGFLSRAGLWDKSHLMRQIEKYADIYTSRVSNFLHYTPFMYFRSQEQTLAHDSHSYYQSQFNGTAVEN, from the exons ATGTATGCGGCTGAGGTTTTGGGCAAATTCTCAGTGTACAGGGAGAGTGCCCCTCTATCTGTATCAATGGCCTCTACCCAATGTCTCAGAAATTTCATTCTAATTAGCCCACTCACAGCTCATATCAGTACGCATGTGATCTCCGGCAGAGCTCCAATGCCGCCGATGATGATGAGGTATCGCTTGAGAATGGACGCCAAGTCCGTCGGTGGCGATGTGTTCTCGGTGACGTCTTCGAGTACGTCCGACGTTGATTATCTGGGAGAAAGCACCAAAGGGGATTTCAATCTCAAGTCGGAACATCTTCAGGGTTTGG GAATTGACGGTCAGGCAAGCTTAGAAGGTCCAATTGAGGAAATTGCACGGGTGGAAGCTCAGGAAGCTGAGGTTTTGCTTAGAGACTTGGGTATCCCGGTGCAGTTCATTTCCTACATTTGGTCCCT TCGTACTTTGAATCTTCGATCAATCAGTGCAATTGGATACGATATGGACTATACCCTGATGCATTATAATGTGAtg GCTTGGGAAGGACGGGCATATGACTATTGTATGGAGAATTTAAGGAACATGGGTTTTCCTGTTGATGGACTTGCTTTCGACCCAGACTTG GTTATTAGAGGCCTTGTCATAGACAAAGAGAGAGGTAACTTGGTCAAGGCTGACCGATTTGGGTATGTAAAGAGGGCTATGCATGGCACCAAAATGCTTTCTACTCGAGCTGTAAG TGAGATGTATGGAAGAGAACTGGTGGATCTGCGGAAAGAGAGTCGATGGGAGTTCTTGAATACACTATTCTCAGTTTCAGAAGCTGTGGCTTATATGCAG ATGGTCGACAGATTGGACAATGGTGCAATAGCTGCAGAACTTGGTCCACTTGATTATAAAGGGCTTTTCCAG GCTGTTGGAAGGGCTCTCTTTAGGGCACATGTTGAAGGTCAACTTAAG AGTGAGATAATGTCCAAGCCCGAACTGTTTGTTGAACCTGATCCAGAACTGCCTTTGGCACTTTTGGACCAAAAGGAG GCTGGTAAAAAGCTTCTGCTTATTACCAACTCAGATTATCATTACACAGACAAAATGATGCAGCATTCCTTTAACAGATTTCTTCCCAACGATATGGGTTGGCGTGATCTATTTGACATC GTAATAGTCTCAGCAAGGAAGCCAGAATTCTTCCAAATGTCACACCCGATGTACGAGGTGGTGACAGGGGAGGGCCTTATGCGTCCACGCTTCAAGGCTCGCACAG GGGGCTTGTATTCAGGGGGAAGTGCTCAGATGGTTGAGAATTCACTAAATATCCATGGAGATGAGATATTGTATGTTGGTGACCATATTTACACTGACGTAAGTCAATCCAAAGTCCATCTGCGATGGCGAACAGCATTGATTTGCCGAGAACTGGAAGAAGAG TATAGTGCTTTGATTCGTAGCCAGGGTCATAGAGCATCACTGATAGAGCTTATAAATCAAAAGGAGGTAGTAGGAGAACTTTTTAACCAACTACGGCTTTCTCTGCAAAGGCGAATAAAAGGACGTCCTGCTCAA ACCCTTGCTGCAACCAACATGGATGATCAAGAACTCGCAGAAAGCATGCAAAAGCTGCTTATTGTTATGCAAAGACTAGACGAAAAAATTGCTCCAATGCTAGAAGCGGATGGAGAGCTCTTCAACAGAAG GTGGGGATTCCTTTCACGTGCAGGTCTGTGGGATAAAAGCCATTTGATGAGACAAATCGAGAA GTATGCTGATATATATACCTCCAGGGTCTCAAATTTCTTGCATTATACGCCCTTCATGTATTTCCGTTCACAGGAACAG ACGCTTGCTCATGATTCGCATTCGTATTACCAATCTCAGTTCAATGGGACTGCTGTTGAGAACTAA
- the LOC121237807 gene encoding tRNA pseudouridine synthase A 1 isoform X1, producing MSYAVVRASLVPSPSSPPLRNENGSLSSPNNASQNTGGGGGCAEVPTHNTSMPTVSASGYNWRLVIAYDGTRYAGWQYQLSPPTIQCIVEKALTRTTKIERKDLRLVGASRTDAGVHAWGQVAHFVTPFNYDSLESIHAALNGLLPLDIRVREISPAVPEFHARFSAISKIYHYKIYNDAIMDPFQRHCAHHSTYKLNTTLMREAASYFIGEHDFSAFVNASRNDRVPNPVKNIFRFDVIELEALLQLEVEGSGFLYRQVRNMVALLIQIGKGAIPPDIVPLILTSQDRKELAKYALSAPPHGLCLVNVRYNEEHLRLPSGCPKTSFGRQHTVRKCKLPFY from the exons ATGAGCTACGCAGTTGTAAGAGCAAGTTTGGTACCTTCTCCCTCTTCGCCTCCTCTTCGTAATGAAAATGGATCTCTTTCTTCACCCAACAATGCCTCG CAGAACACGGGTGGTGGCGGCGGCTGCGCAGAGGTCCCGACCCATAATACTTCGATGCCAACTGTTTCTGCTTCTGGGTATAATTGGCGTTTGGTTATAGCATACGATGGCACCCGTTACGCAG GTTGGCAATATCAGCTGTCGCCACCAACCATACAGTGCATTGTGGAGAAGGCTCTAACTCGAACAACAAAGATCGAAAGGAAGGATCTTCGTTTGGTTGGTGCAAGTAGGACTGATGCGGGAGTTCATGCCTGGGGTCAG GTGGCACACTTTGTTACACCTTTCAACTATGACAGCTTGGAAAGCATTCATGCAGCTCTCAATGGTCTTCTTCCACTTGATATCCGAGTTCGAGAGATTAGCCCTGCAGTGCCTGAATTCCATGCTCGATTCTCAGCAATAAGCAAGatttatcattacaaaatatataatgacGCCATCATGGACCCTTTTCAGCGTCACTGTGCTCATCACAGTACCTATAAACTTAATACTACCCTCATGAGAGAAGCAGCAAGTTATTTTATTGGAGAGCATGATTTCTCTGCTTTTGTCAATGCATCCCGCAATGACCGAGTGCCAAATCCAGTAAAGAATATATTCCGTTTTGATGTCATTGAACTG GAAGCTCTTTTGCAGCTAGAAGTTGAAGGCTCTGGTTTCTTATATAGACAAGTGCGAAACATG GTTGCTCTGTTGATTCAAATTGGAAAGGGAGCAATTCCTCCAGATATTGTTCCCTTGATTCTGACAAGTCAAGATCGGAAGGAACTTGCTAAGTATGCCTTGTCTGCCCCACCTCATGGGCTGTGCCTTGTAAATGTAAGGTATAATGAAGAGCACCTACGGCTTCCATCAGGCTGTCCCAAAACCAGTTTTGGCAGGCAACATACAGTGAGAAAATGTAAGCTTCCATTCTACTAA
- the LOC121237807 gene encoding tRNA pseudouridine synthase A 1 isoform X2 has product MSYAVVRASLVPSPSSPPLRNENGSLSSPNNASNTGGGGGCAEVPTHNTSMPTVSASGYNWRLVIAYDGTRYAGWQYQLSPPTIQCIVEKALTRTTKIERKDLRLVGASRTDAGVHAWGQVAHFVTPFNYDSLESIHAALNGLLPLDIRVREISPAVPEFHARFSAISKIYHYKIYNDAIMDPFQRHCAHHSTYKLNTTLMREAASYFIGEHDFSAFVNASRNDRVPNPVKNIFRFDVIELEALLQLEVEGSGFLYRQVRNMVALLIQIGKGAIPPDIVPLILTSQDRKELAKYALSAPPHGLCLVNVRYNEEHLRLPSGCPKTSFGRQHTVRKCKLPFY; this is encoded by the exons ATGAGCTACGCAGTTGTAAGAGCAAGTTTGGTACCTTCTCCCTCTTCGCCTCCTCTTCGTAATGAAAATGGATCTCTTTCTTCACCCAACAATGCCTCG AACACGGGTGGTGGCGGCGGCTGCGCAGAGGTCCCGACCCATAATACTTCGATGCCAACTGTTTCTGCTTCTGGGTATAATTGGCGTTTGGTTATAGCATACGATGGCACCCGTTACGCAG GTTGGCAATATCAGCTGTCGCCACCAACCATACAGTGCATTGTGGAGAAGGCTCTAACTCGAACAACAAAGATCGAAAGGAAGGATCTTCGTTTGGTTGGTGCAAGTAGGACTGATGCGGGAGTTCATGCCTGGGGTCAG GTGGCACACTTTGTTACACCTTTCAACTATGACAGCTTGGAAAGCATTCATGCAGCTCTCAATGGTCTTCTTCCACTTGATATCCGAGTTCGAGAGATTAGCCCTGCAGTGCCTGAATTCCATGCTCGATTCTCAGCAATAAGCAAGatttatcattacaaaatatataatgacGCCATCATGGACCCTTTTCAGCGTCACTGTGCTCATCACAGTACCTATAAACTTAATACTACCCTCATGAGAGAAGCAGCAAGTTATTTTATTGGAGAGCATGATTTCTCTGCTTTTGTCAATGCATCCCGCAATGACCGAGTGCCAAATCCAGTAAAGAATATATTCCGTTTTGATGTCATTGAACTG GAAGCTCTTTTGCAGCTAGAAGTTGAAGGCTCTGGTTTCTTATATAGACAAGTGCGAAACATG GTTGCTCTGTTGATTCAAATTGGAAAGGGAGCAATTCCTCCAGATATTGTTCCCTTGATTCTGACAAGTCAAGATCGGAAGGAACTTGCTAAGTATGCCTTGTCTGCCCCACCTCATGGGCTGTGCCTTGTAAATGTAAGGTATAATGAAGAGCACCTACGGCTTCCATCAGGCTGTCCCAAAACCAGTTTTGGCAGGCAACATACAGTGAGAAAATGTAAGCTTCCATTCTACTAA
- the LOC121237619 gene encoding cytosolic purine 5'-nucleotidase-like isoform X3 — protein sequence MYAAEVLGKFSVYRESAPLSVSMASTQCLRNFILISPLTAHISTHVISGRAPMPPMMMRYRLRMDAKSVGGDVFSVTSSSTSDVDYLGESTKGDFNLKSEHLQGLGIDGQASLEGPIEEIARVEAQEAEVLLRDLGIPNPSSSRDSPRGIFCSRTLNLRSISAIGYDMDYTLMHYNVMAWEGRAYDYCMENLRNMGFPVDGLAFDPDLVIRGLVIDKERGNLVKADRFGYVKRAMHGTKMLSTRAVSEMYGRELVDLRKESRWEFLNTLFSVSEAVAYMQMVDRLDNGAIAAELGPLDYKGLFQAVGRALFRAHVEGQLKSEIMSKPELFVEPDPELPLALLDQKEAGKKLLLITNSDYHYTDKMMQHSFNRFLPNDMGWRDLFDIVIVSARKPEFFQMSHPMYEVVTGEGLMRPRFKARTGGLYSGGSAQMVENSLNIHGDEILYVGDHIYTDVSQSKVHLRWRTALICRELEEEYSALIRSQGHRASLIELINQKEVVGELFNQLRLSLQRRIKGRPAQCACPSCTWSCDEIWVIFCLSNELRS from the exons ATGTATGCGGCTGAGGTTTTGGGCAAATTCTCAGTGTACAGGGAGAGTGCCCCTCTATCTGTATCAATGGCCTCTACCCAATGTCTCAGAAATTTCATTCTAATTAGCCCACTCACAGCTCATATCAGTACGCATGTGATCTCCGGCAGAGCTCCAATGCCGCCGATGATGATGAGGTATCGCTTGAGAATGGACGCCAAGTCCGTCGGTGGCGATGTGTTCTCGGTGACGTCTTCGAGTACGTCCGACGTTGATTATCTGGGAGAAAGCACCAAAGGGGATTTCAATCTCAAGTCGGAACATCTTCAGGGTTTGG GAATTGACGGTCAGGCAAGCTTAGAAGGTCCAATTGAGGAAATTGCACGGGTGGAAGCTCAGGAAGCTGAGGTTTTGCTTAGAGACTTGGGTATCCCG AACCCTTCTTCGTCAAGAGATTCACCTCGTGGTATATTTTGCAGTCGTACTTTGAATCTTCGATCAATCAGTGCAATTGGATACGATATGGACTATACCCTGATGCATTATAATGTGAtg GCTTGGGAAGGACGGGCATATGACTATTGTATGGAGAATTTAAGGAACATGGGTTTTCCTGTTGATGGACTTGCTTTCGACCCAGACTTG GTTATTAGAGGCCTTGTCATAGACAAAGAGAGAGGTAACTTGGTCAAGGCTGACCGATTTGGGTATGTAAAGAGGGCTATGCATGGCACCAAAATGCTTTCTACTCGAGCTGTAAG TGAGATGTATGGAAGAGAACTGGTGGATCTGCGGAAAGAGAGTCGATGGGAGTTCTTGAATACACTATTCTCAGTTTCAGAAGCTGTGGCTTATATGCAG ATGGTCGACAGATTGGACAATGGTGCAATAGCTGCAGAACTTGGTCCACTTGATTATAAAGGGCTTTTCCAG GCTGTTGGAAGGGCTCTCTTTAGGGCACATGTTGAAGGTCAACTTAAG AGTGAGATAATGTCCAAGCCCGAACTGTTTGTTGAACCTGATCCAGAACTGCCTTTGGCACTTTTGGACCAAAAGGAG GCTGGTAAAAAGCTTCTGCTTATTACCAACTCAGATTATCATTACACAGACAAAATGATGCAGCATTCCTTTAACAGATTTCTTCCCAACGATATGGGTTGGCGTGATCTATTTGACATC GTAATAGTCTCAGCAAGGAAGCCAGAATTCTTCCAAATGTCACACCCGATGTACGAGGTGGTGACAGGGGAGGGCCTTATGCGTCCACGCTTCAAGGCTCGCACAG GGGGCTTGTATTCAGGGGGAAGTGCTCAGATGGTTGAGAATTCACTAAATATCCATGGAGATGAGATATTGTATGTTGGTGACCATATTTACACTGACGTAAGTCAATCCAAAGTCCATCTGCGATGGCGAACAGCATTGATTTGCCGAGAACTGGAAGAAGAG TATAGTGCTTTGATTCGTAGCCAGGGTCATAGAGCATCACTGATAGAGCTTATAAATCAAAAGGAGGTAGTAGGAGAACTTTTTAACCAACTACGGCTTTCTCTGCAAAGGCGAATAAAAGGACGTCCTGCTCAA TGTGCATGTCCCTCATGTACTTGGTCTTGTGATGAAATATGGGTCATCTTTTGCCTTTCAAATGAATTGAGATCCTAA